A stretch of the Proteus sp. ZN5 genome encodes the following:
- a CDS encoding conjugative transfer protein → MHHSVCLKMTTLTSKEMLAQWQQHNPQFKETLRLLETDWPHALASVYCLADYLTDAFTLDGHSIFDLCLCNGLGSYEEVSCDDDSVRLWHFIEALTWTAASALTGIRLRDPDHFEWAAVDGVYFYSWIRNRPNRMTYLAEGRIEVRYVSGHTTTKRLQQVIKARIMTPTVAAMLARVEEDVWHEQA, encoded by the coding sequence ATGCATCATTCTGTCTGTCTGAAAATGACAACACTTACCAGTAAAGAAATGCTCGCTCAGTGGCAGCAACATAACCCCCAGTTCAAGGAAACCTTAAGACTGCTTGAAACCGACTGGCCTCATGCTTTGGCCTCGGTGTATTGCTTGGCGGACTACTTAACGGATGCGTTCACGTTAGATGGCCATTCCATCTTTGATTTGTGTCTGTGCAATGGCTTGGGTAGTTATGAAGAAGTCAGTTGTGATGATGACAGTGTACGCCTTTGGCATTTCATTGAGGCGCTGACCTGGACTGCCGCCAGTGCTTTAACGGGGATTCGCCTGCGTGATCCTGATCATTTCGAGTGGGCCGCCGTGGATGGTGTGTATTTCTACTCCTGGATTCGTAATCGTCCAAATCGGATGACGTATTTGGCTGAAGGACGCATCGAGGTGCGTTATGTCAGTGGTCATACGACGACAAAGCGGCTTCAACAAGTGATTAAAGCCCGGATTATGACGCCAACCGTTGCTGCCATGCTGGCGCGAGTCGAAGAGGATGTTTGGCATGAGCAAGCATAA
- a CDS encoding DUF4400 domain-containing protein: MSKHKSVWLLCLALMLEIIAIGVLVPGDWTGRVISKEKQMIQNQLGAQTSYWIGQTSHRWYQSWIVDTQMEQSVRDFLIPTEEQRLRSKGMENMGGFWFVWVEDRIQAFFDVLYQVFTRFALLIVWLPFALILMLPALWDGLMTWKIKKTTFDFSSPIIHRYSMIILGSGVILLFMGLFAPLAIPPVVLPSLIIGLALMAGLALSHLQKKI, from the coding sequence ATGAGCAAGCATAAGTCGGTTTGGCTGCTGTGTCTGGCACTGATGCTGGAGATTATTGCCATTGGCGTGTTAGTGCCCGGTGATTGGACTGGCCGGGTCATCAGTAAAGAGAAGCAGATGATCCAAAATCAATTGGGCGCACAAACAAGCTATTGGATTGGTCAAACTAGCCATCGCTGGTATCAGTCATGGATTGTGGATACGCAGATGGAGCAATCTGTGCGAGATTTTCTAATCCCCACTGAAGAGCAGCGACTGCGCTCTAAAGGGATGGAGAACATGGGAGGCTTTTGGTTTGTTTGGGTGGAAGATCGTATTCAGGCATTTTTTGATGTGTTGTACCAGGTGTTCACTCGATTTGCTTTGCTGATAGTCTGGTTGCCCTTTGCGCTTATTCTCATGTTACCGGCGTTGTGGGACGGTTTGATGACCTGGAAGATTAAGAAGACAACCTTTGATTTTTCGAGCCCAATCATTCACCGCTACAGCATGATTATCCTGGGCTCAGGTGTCATTTTGCTGTTTATGGGATTGTTCGCCCCGCTGGCTATTCCACCGGTGGTGTTACCGTCGCTGATCATCGGTTTGGCATTGATGGCGGGGTTGGCGTTAAGCCACTTGCAGAAGAAGATATGA
- a CDS encoding plasmid-related protein: protein MQITKIISSATVERLKQKARKLKREKSIPHTQALDEIAVTAGFNHWNQVVQANDVLKPSEVALSSGCVMAFDVKDGMDVDTSDGVLIEDHFLEMLTEKQLFEIYANSPDEDDEQNRPLKETLSDSELQEYFRDYCSFMYFRLAEPHANKPLKEVLALIRQYSFWMPQYIWLQGHLIDTYHLPAEDENGNTVGVRF from the coding sequence ATGCAAATTACTAAAATCATTTCCTCTGCCACGGTTGAACGTTTAAAGCAAAAAGCACGAAAGCTTAAACGTGAAAAATCTATTCCACACACTCAAGCACTCGATGAAATTGCAGTAACTGCTGGTTTTAATCATTGGAATCAGGTTGTACAAGCTAATGACGTACTGAAACCATCAGAAGTGGCATTATCTTCTGGATGTGTCATGGCTTTTGATGTCAAAGATGGTATGGATGTCGATACTAGTGATGGGGTCTTAATTGAAGACCACTTCTTGGAGATGCTCACTGAAAAGCAGCTATTTGAAATTTATGCCAATTCCCCTGATGAGGACGACGAACAAAACAGACCGCTAAAAGAAACGCTATCGGATTCAGAGCTTCAGGAGTACTTTCGAGATTATTGCTCATTCATGTACTTCCGTCTTGCCGAGCCTCATGCAAACAAACCGTTAAAAGAAGTATTGGCTCTTATACGACAGTACTCTTTTTGGATGCCGCAATATATTTGGCTTCAAGGCCACCTTATTGATACTTACCATTTGCCTGCTGAAGACGAGAACGGCAATACCGTAGGCGTGAGATTTTAG
- the traL gene encoding type IV conjugative transfer system protein TraL, with the protein MEPVSIPSYIDDPPHFLLWSADEMAPILLGLVIGIFTGNALVLCLLGLVTTKLYRRFRDGRPDGFILHAIYWAGLLPTKAKTIPNPFIRSYLP; encoded by the coding sequence ATGGAACCTGTGAGTATTCCGTCCTATATCGATGACCCGCCGCACTTCCTGCTTTGGAGTGCCGACGAGATGGCTCCCATTCTGTTGGGGCTAGTGATCGGCATTTTTACCGGTAATGCCTTGGTTTTATGCCTGTTGGGGTTGGTGACAACCAAGCTCTATCGGCGTTTTCGTGATGGTCGCCCGGATGGTTTTATTCTTCACGCCATCTACTGGGCCGGACTGTTGCCAACCAAAGCCAAGACGATCCCTAACCCATTTATCAGGAGCTATCTGCCGTGA
- a CDS encoding TraE/TraK family type IV conjugative transfer system protein, translating to MKFDVFLKSWQGTQLENRWQRFLIAVLVLSNLLLAVAAFSRNTVVAIQPPTLSEPAEVSRNQATQPYLESWGLYLAELMGNVTPGNVSFIRVAIEPLLSPAVYQQVVDALEIQARQIREDRVTLKFQPRQVEYEYETGHVFVTGYSLVSGPSGDEQRQTRTYEFDIDIEQYRPKLSWMDTYEGQARTKRVREKLTQEQNRRVNDANQN from the coding sequence GTGAAGTTCGACGTGTTTTTAAAATCATGGCAAGGCACGCAATTAGAGAACCGATGGCAACGGTTCCTGATTGCGGTGCTGGTGCTATCTAACTTGCTGCTTGCGGTAGCGGCATTTTCTCGCAATACCGTGGTAGCCATTCAACCACCAACTTTGTCTGAACCGGCTGAAGTGTCACGAAACCAAGCCACTCAACCTTACCTTGAATCCTGGGGACTCTACCTGGCTGAGCTTATGGGTAACGTGACGCCAGGTAATGTGTCTTTCATCCGGGTTGCCATTGAGCCGCTACTTTCTCCAGCGGTGTACCAGCAAGTGGTCGATGCACTGGAGATTCAGGCAAGACAAATCCGCGAAGACCGGGTCACGCTCAAATTCCAACCCAGACAAGTGGAATATGAGTATGAAACCGGCCATGTCTTTGTGACCGGTTATTCCTTGGTTTCTGGGCCATCTGGAGATGAGCAGCGCCAAACTCGCACCTATGAGTTTGACATCGATATTGAGCAATACCGTCCAAAACTTAGCTGGATGGATACGTATGAGGGGCAAGCTAGAACGAAGCGCGTTCGTGAAAAGTTGACCCAAGAGCAAAACCGGAGGGTGAATGATGCGAACCAAAATTAG
- a CDS encoding type-F conjugative transfer system secretin TraK — protein MMRTKISRWMTPSLIAMSLSGVLLSQASYADVELPIVPASVMKQSATANPPTQTNTASTDVPTTLLMTPGVNELIPVALGHLNRIVTPFESPQVRTTSDAQTQIKGNVVYVATDKESPVSLYITPPGQEAPALSVTLVPRRIPPREITLAIDGQQWPIKGVVNRKAATWETAQPYVDSLRDLLRRLALNELPQGYDIRLAGQTDTSPKCFQPGLKFGFKQGQIVTGHYFTVYVGLVESFADEPIEASEIACHAPDIVASAYWPRNILLPGEKTELYVVVRNHREEAVESQRPSLLVGGE, from the coding sequence ATGATGCGAACCAAAATTAGTCGATGGATGACACCAAGCTTAATCGCAATGAGCTTGAGTGGCGTCCTGTTATCTCAAGCGTCGTATGCAGACGTGGAATTGCCGATTGTGCCAGCCAGTGTGATGAAGCAGTCTGCTACTGCAAATCCACCGACTCAAACCAATACGGCTTCAACGGATGTGCCAACAACGCTACTGATGACACCGGGGGTTAATGAACTGATCCCTGTAGCACTTGGCCATCTGAATCGGATTGTGACGCCGTTTGAATCGCCTCAGGTGAGAACAACCAGTGATGCTCAGACGCAAATCAAGGGGAATGTTGTATATGTGGCCACGGACAAAGAATCACCGGTTTCACTTTACATCACTCCGCCTGGTCAGGAAGCGCCTGCGTTATCTGTCACCTTAGTACCTCGTCGTATTCCACCGCGTGAAATCACCTTAGCTATTGATGGTCAGCAGTGGCCTATTAAGGGCGTCGTGAACCGAAAAGCCGCCACTTGGGAAACGGCTCAGCCATACGTCGATAGCCTACGTGATTTACTCAGACGACTTGCACTAAATGAACTACCACAAGGCTATGACATCCGTTTGGCTGGCCAAACTGACACAAGCCCGAAATGTTTTCAGCCGGGCTTAAAGTTTGGTTTTAAGCAGGGGCAAATTGTGACGGGACATTACTTCACCGTCTATGTAGGACTGGTTGAAAGCTTTGCCGATGAGCCGATAGAAGCCAGTGAAATAGCTTGTCATGCACCAGATATAGTGGCAAGCGCCTACTGGCCTCGCAATATCTTGTTGCCGGGTGAAAAGACTGAGTTGTATGTGGTTGTTCGCAATCATCGTGAAGAAGCGGTGGAAAGTCAGCGACCTTCGCTTCTTGTGGGAGGTGAATAA
- a CDS encoding TraB/VirB10 family protein, translating to MKAQWEQMSPNMKRGLSVAGIAGGLILMVMVFSPNPDDGANSRNRQETIRHILTDTNTRDVGVDSLAANVKLLSERNEQLRREVERLRRDVDSGRLSPGSPSIPSEVNAELARLRAELDDVRAGGDAAVEGTNSRFEVPLSAMELPKEEKPLPSNPDDYFANAPLPDPLYQQPASGQGSRARDVPLPPITIRMIEPEVVAEPEVVVQEAPPLYLPAGSIISGTLITGLDAPTHESARREPFPALLRIQKEAILPNRFRADIKECFLIAAGYGDLSSERAYLRGETISCVREDGGVIETRLDSYAVGEDGKAGIRGRLVSKQGQLVAKSMMAGFLQGLAGAFDVNPVPTIQTGNAGDTQLYQQVMSQEALQGAAIKGTGKALDRVAKFYLDMAENMFPVIEVDAARKIEVIVTRGASLSLATSQGGGARR from the coding sequence ATGAAAGCACAATGGGAACAAATGAGCCCGAACATGAAGCGGGGTCTATCGGTTGCTGGTATTGCTGGTGGTCTCATTCTTATGGTTATGGTGTTTTCACCTAATCCTGATGATGGCGCGAACAGTCGGAACCGACAGGAAACGATCCGGCACATTCTTACGGATACCAATACTCGTGATGTTGGGGTCGATAGTTTGGCTGCAAACGTAAAACTACTCAGTGAGCGCAATGAACAGTTACGCCGTGAAGTTGAGCGCTTGCGTCGTGACGTCGATTCAGGACGGCTAAGCCCAGGTTCGCCTTCTATACCAAGTGAGGTCAATGCGGAGCTGGCCCGCCTTAGAGCGGAACTTGATGATGTTCGCGCTGGAGGTGATGCAGCAGTTGAAGGCACAAATAGTCGTTTTGAAGTGCCTTTATCTGCCATGGAATTGCCCAAAGAAGAAAAGCCACTGCCGTCTAACCCAGACGACTATTTTGCCAATGCGCCGCTGCCAGATCCGCTCTATCAGCAGCCAGCCAGTGGCCAAGGTTCACGAGCACGGGATGTTCCATTGCCGCCAATCACGATTCGTATGATTGAGCCTGAAGTGGTTGCTGAACCAGAGGTTGTTGTGCAAGAAGCGCCGCCTTTGTATTTACCGGCGGGCAGCATCATCTCAGGTACTTTGATCACAGGTTTGGATGCACCTACTCACGAGTCCGCAAGACGCGAACCTTTTCCTGCATTGCTGAGGATTCAAAAGGAAGCCATTTTACCCAACCGATTTAGAGCGGATATCAAAGAGTGTTTCTTGATCGCCGCAGGTTACGGTGATTTAAGCTCTGAGCGTGCTTATTTGCGAGGCGAGACCATTTCATGTGTGAGAGAAGATGGTGGCGTCATTGAAACACGACTGGATTCTTATGCTGTGGGTGAAGACGGCAAAGCCGGTATTCGTGGCCGATTAGTGTCGAAACAAGGCCAACTGGTGGCCAAATCAATGATGGCCGGGTTCCTTCAGGGGTTGGCTGGCGCATTTGATGTAAATCCTGTTCCGACGATTCAGACGGGTAATGCAGGTGATACCCAGCTGTACCAGCAAGTCATGAGCCAAGAAGCATTACAAGGTGCTGCGATTAAAGGCACCGGTAAAGCATTGGATCGAGTGGCCAAGTTCTATTTGGACATGGCTGAAAATATGTTCCCAGTCATAGAGGTAGACGCTGCAAGGAAAATTGAAGTCATAGTCACTCGTGGTGCCTCGTTGTCGTTGGCCACTTCGCAAGGGGGAGGTGCAAGAAGATGA
- the traV gene encoding type IV conjugative transfer system lipoprotein TraV, with protein sequence MTTSMQNNPKHQSKQWSKAGLLLLAVGSTLLSGCSSLGLGSSEYGCPGMPDGVRCLSAREVYELTSNGAAPKTIDAVATRIGSPSGYSQSDLETGLLSHPALPETQQSAPLRIPSRVMRIWIAPWEDDRGDLNLSSYVFTEIEPRRWDIGVSAPRTVSPVLRPLQTQSDSASAGADGKRDNLSIYGETNE encoded by the coding sequence ATGACGACATCAATGCAGAACAACCCAAAGCACCAGTCAAAACAGTGGTCTAAAGCTGGATTACTTTTATTGGCAGTCGGCTCAACCTTATTGTCTGGCTGTAGTTCATTGGGTCTTGGGAGTAGTGAATATGGATGTCCAGGTATGCCTGACGGTGTGCGCTGTTTATCCGCTCGTGAAGTCTATGAGCTTACAAGTAATGGGGCTGCACCCAAGACGATTGATGCTGTGGCGACTCGAATTGGTTCTCCCTCTGGGTATTCACAATCTGATTTAGAGACAGGACTGCTGAGCCATCCAGCATTACCTGAGACGCAGCAATCTGCACCTCTTCGCATTCCTTCAAGAGTGATGCGAATTTGGATTGCGCCTTGGGAGGATGACCGTGGAGATCTGAATTTATCCAGCTACGTGTTTACCGAAATTGAACCGCGCCGGTGGGATATTGGGGTGTCAGCACCTCGAACGGTTTCGCCAGTGCTACGTCCACTTCAGACTCAAAGCGATTCTGCCTCAGCGGGAGCTGATGGTAAGCGCGATAACTTGAGTATCTACGGAGAAACTAACGAATGA
- the traA gene encoding TraA family conjugative transfer protein has translation MTNAVRTIQTQRLMTIGALGLMALMISEPSFAGTGGDAFTDVWDTLKDWTQGTLGRIVAGAMVLVGIVGGIARQSLMAFALGIGGGMGLYNTPTVVESVMSATLPVVASTQEVIGTTVPAISVVLLGT, from the coding sequence ATGACAAATGCAGTTCGCACCATTCAAACTCAGCGCCTAATGACCATTGGTGCGCTTGGTTTGATGGCGTTAATGATTTCGGAGCCCTCATTTGCGGGCACCGGCGGTGATGCTTTCACCGATGTGTGGGATACCCTAAAAGATTGGACCCAAGGTACTTTGGGACGGATCGTAGCGGGAGCCATGGTACTGGTGGGTATTGTGGGCGGTATCGCTCGCCAAAGCTTGATGGCCTTTGCCTTGGGCATTGGTGGCGGTATGGGTCTCTACAACACACCAACAGTCGTTGAAAGTGTTATGTCTGCAACCTTACCTGTTGTTGCCAGCACTCAAGAAGTCATTGGCACAACAGTTCCAGCAATCAGCGTCGTCTTACTGGGCACCTGA
- a CDS encoding type IV toxin-antitoxin system AbiEi family antitoxin, translating to MSSKINWLVAHTSPGALVLQQWLTENGVSYSLAQKYAQNGWLKKLSSGVYYRPNAQGDIKPTWVDAIQALDVQLGVPVHLAGLSSLTHQGLSHYLQLNKEQVWICVKNKSSLPKWFREFPYQNWFYCGNHKLEVNPEKDLKRITVKEKELNVSCAELAAYEVVDAIGKLISFEHVAELFQGLVNLSPRKVQDILERSSSVQANRIFLFLGRYYDHQWVNRIDETRIKLGAGKRQVVEKGRFDERYQITVPEI from the coding sequence ATGTCATCTAAAATAAACTGGCTTGTTGCTCATACTTCTCCTGGTGCGCTAGTACTTCAGCAATGGCTGACTGAAAACGGCGTGAGCTACTCGTTGGCTCAAAAGTACGCGCAGAACGGTTGGCTGAAGAAGCTTAGTTCTGGTGTGTACTATCGTCCAAATGCGCAGGGCGATATAAAGCCAACTTGGGTTGATGCCATTCAAGCATTGGATGTGCAATTGGGCGTTCCAGTTCATTTGGCTGGATTGAGCAGCTTAACTCACCAAGGACTGAGTCACTATTTGCAGCTGAACAAAGAGCAAGTTTGGATTTGCGTTAAAAACAAGTCGTCCTTACCGAAATGGTTTCGTGAATTCCCTTATCAGAATTGGTTTTACTGTGGAAACCATAAGCTTGAAGTGAATCCCGAGAAAGATTTGAAAAGGATCACGGTCAAAGAGAAAGAACTCAATGTCAGCTGTGCAGAACTTGCTGCCTATGAAGTGGTAGACGCGATTGGAAAGCTGATTTCATTTGAGCATGTCGCAGAATTATTTCAGGGTTTAGTCAATCTTAGCCCTAGAAAAGTACAAGATATTCTTGAGCGAAGCAGCTCTGTTCAGGCAAACCGAATATTTCTATTTCTGGGTCGATACTACGATCACCAGTGGGTCAATCGCATAGATGAAACAAGAATTAAATTGGGTGCAGGAAAGCGGCAGGTTGTCGAAAAAGGACGTTTTGATGAGCGATATCAAATCACAGTGCCAGAGATCTGA
- a CDS encoding IS4-like element ISEc29 family transposase, producing MLTMNVKAMLADFLTFVTPKSMHKARFSVLLDAVTALAKDACCTVTAIGRAMPGSSDKVSIKRADRLLNNPNLQRELPLIYAALTASIVGHKTKPMILVDWSNADTAKRHFILRASIAADGRALTLLQKIAAAEDYTCPHLHGAFLKQLKAMLPKDCKPVIVTDAGFKVPWLKQVRKLGWHYVARVRGNVKLKLAEQDKFISVNQLYRQAKKDPKSVGKIMLAQTQHYETQAVLVGKGYKLLKRDKNKTYKEPWLLVSSLADCHGYADKIAKCYSSRMQIEESFRDQKSHRYGLGSDLHGTKKKSRLEILLLLAALVNWFHYLLGSAAEKAGLHLRYQANTVKNRRVLALNFLGILLCKEPKQRIRRQYYQQGLKQILQWVVQWDWAVIKQADS from the coding sequence ATGCTCACCATGAATGTAAAAGCTATGCTCGCTGATTTCCTCACCTTTGTCACGCCAAAATCAATGCATAAAGCCCGATTTTCGGTTTTGCTAGATGCGGTAACCGCCCTGGCAAAGGATGCGTGTTGCACCGTTACTGCGATTGGCCGGGCGATGCCTGGCTCTTCAGATAAGGTCAGTATCAAACGGGCAGATCGTCTACTCAATAATCCTAACCTGCAACGAGAGCTGCCATTGATTTATGCTGCGCTGACGGCTTCTATTGTTGGCCATAAAACTAAGCCGATGATTTTGGTTGACTGGAGCAATGCCGATACTGCCAAGCGACACTTTATCCTGCGTGCCAGCATTGCCGCTGACGGTAGAGCGTTGACTCTGCTACAGAAGATTGCCGCCGCAGAAGATTATACCTGCCCACACCTACACGGGGCGTTTTTAAAGCAGCTTAAAGCCATGCTACCCAAGGACTGTAAGCCCGTAATTGTCACTGACGCGGGGTTTAAAGTTCCATGGCTGAAACAAGTGCGTAAGCTGGGATGGCATTATGTAGCTAGAGTTCGAGGCAATGTGAAGCTTAAATTGGCAGAGCAGGACAAGTTTATCAGTGTTAATCAGCTTTATCGGCAAGCGAAGAAGGATCCAAAAAGTGTAGGAAAAATCATGCTTGCCCAAACACAACACTATGAAACGCAGGCCGTCCTGGTTGGCAAAGGTTATAAGCTATTGAAACGCGATAAAAATAAGACGTATAAGGAACCATGGTTGTTGGTGTCATCCTTAGCTGACTGCCATGGGTATGCGGATAAAATTGCTAAGTGCTACAGTAGCCGAATGCAAATTGAAGAAAGCTTCCGTGATCAGAAAAGTCACCGCTATGGCCTGGGTAGCGATTTGCATGGTACCAAGAAGAAATCTCGCTTAGAGATACTGCTACTACTGGCCGCATTGGTTAATTGGTTTCATTACCTGCTAGGTAGCGCAGCGGAGAAAGCGGGTTTGCACCTGCGTTATCAAGCTAACACCGTTAAAAATAGGCGGGTATTGGCCCTGAATTTCCTTGGGATATTACTTTGCAAAGAACCCAAACAGCGAATACGCAGGCAATATTATCAGCAGGGACTTAAACAAATACTACAGTGGGTGGTTCAGTGGGACTGGGCAGTAATCAAACAGGCTGATAGCTGA
- a CDS encoding nucleotidyl transferase AbiEii/AbiGii toxin family protein yields the protein MDKDSPYYKQLSLLIRMLPVVATETVFALKGGTAINLFVRDFPRLSVDIDLAYLPLEPRDEALVNVRAALQRITDRINTQPNIRAAFQDNKADELRIVVSSPVATIKIEVSPVARGTLHSAEIMPVQESVEDEFGYAEIQVVSLPDLYGGKLCAAMDRQHPRDLFDVRMLLGSEGISREILVGFLTYTLSHPRPINEVMSPNWQPLNEKFQAEFDGMTFEKVECEDLASVRPMMLIELQKHFTERDHAFLTSFKRGQPDWALFDYPNAADLPAIRWKLQNINKLAKNQAKHQEQLDKLKQVLDDWLVNANAE from the coding sequence ATGGATAAAGACAGCCCATATTACAAACAGCTTTCCTTGCTCATAAGAATGCTTCCTGTGGTAGCCACAGAGACGGTTTTTGCACTTAAAGGCGGCACCGCCATTAATTTATTTGTGAGAGATTTTCCTCGGTTATCTGTAGATATTGATCTTGCTTATCTTCCACTTGAACCAAGAGATGAGGCTTTGGTTAATGTCAGGGCTGCATTGCAGCGCATTACAGACAGAATCAATACTCAACCAAATATCCGAGCGGCATTTCAGGATAATAAAGCTGATGAACTGAGAATCGTTGTATCAAGTCCGGTTGCGACAATTAAAATTGAAGTGTCGCCCGTCGCCAGAGGTACATTGCATAGTGCAGAGATAATGCCAGTTCAAGAGTCTGTTGAAGACGAGTTTGGTTATGCTGAGATTCAGGTAGTCAGTCTTCCCGATCTGTATGGTGGGAAATTGTGTGCTGCAATGGATCGCCAACATCCTCGCGACTTATTTGATGTCCGTATGTTACTTGGCAGTGAAGGGATTTCGAGAGAGATTTTGGTGGGTTTTTTAACCTATACATTAAGTCACCCTCGGCCTATTAATGAAGTCATGTCGCCAAACTGGCAGCCTCTGAATGAGAAATTTCAGGCAGAATTTGACGGAATGACCTTTGAAAAAGTTGAATGCGAAGACTTAGCCTCTGTTAGGCCCATGATGTTAATTGAACTGCAAAAACATTTCACAGAAAGGGATCATGCTTTCCTTACGTCATTCAAAAGAGGGCAACCTGACTGGGCATTGTTTGACTATCCTAATGCAGCAGACTTGCCAGCGATTCGTTGGAAGTTGCAGAACATTAACAAATTGGCAAAGAATCAAGCAAAACATCAAGAGCAATTAGATAAATTAAAGCAAGTGCTTGATGATTGGCTTGTTAACGCAAACGCCGAGTAA